The nucleotide sequence GGAAACTCCGTTTACCGTGATCACGATCGTGTCCTCTTGTGGTTCACGATTCAGTTTAAAGACACTGGAAAGCTGGATGATGGAATCAGAGATGAGCTCCAGAGTTGAACCAAAGTTAGAGCACAAAGACCCCTTCACACCCGCAGTCAAAGTTGCCAGTTCCGGCAGGCGGGTGGAGATCTTGCGCGCAAAACCGTCTGTAGACAGAGTGGTTTTGCAGTTGTCGTCAGGAACCGTGATGGTGCTGACGGAATAGTTACGACTGCCAACATATCCATCCAGGAAGTCCACATAGCTTTGAACTGTGTGAAGGTTGGCGTTGCCGTAGCTTTCGTTGAACGCTGCAGTGGAAGAAGAGAAGTCCTCTTCGTCACTGACGATGATCACTGCCAGGAAAGCCTCGCTGCGGCGGAATCCGGCATTTTGCGGCTCAAGCAAAGCTTCCTTGAAGCTTGAGAACGCGCGTTCATCACCGTTACCCAGCGTTCCCTGCTTGGCATTGGTAGAGAATACATCACCCAGGTTTGGAGTGTTCTTATCCATAATGAACACGCCAGAGTGAGTTTCAAT is from Bdellovibrio bacteriovorus str. Tiberius and encodes:
- a CDS encoding VWA domain-containing protein, whose translation is MKKTVASKALMMASAVALVAGCSKGTGSYSLLNDAEDYKQQAVFIPKQIDILWVIDNSGSMKTSQDNLAANFQSFISRFQQYNYDFHMAVTTTEAWEKQFNSGSDKARIKDGAVLQNSPKIETHSGVFIMDKNTPNLGDVFSTNAKQGTLGNGDERAFSSFKEALLEPQNAGFRRSEAFLAVIIVSDEEDFSSSTAAFNESYGNANLHTVQSYVDFLDGYVGSRNYSVSTITVPDDNCKTTLSTDGFARKISTRLPELATLTAGVKGSLCSNFGSTLELISDSIIQLSSVFKLNREPQEDTIVITVNGVSVPNDAVNGWTYDASNLTITFHGSSVPAADANIAIDFYPKSIKL